The Xylanibacillus composti genome has a window encoding:
- a CDS encoding DoxX family membrane protein produces MVWLWLVGRVIFAVFFIYCGVNHFLNFRSMTQYAAYKKIPAPGLGVFVSGLLLIGGGLSILTGYLIQPALIALAVFLIASAVTIHDFWTLEDATARMGDMNQFLKNVALAAACLMLLEVTNWTWGL; encoded by the coding sequence ATGGTATGGTTATGGTTAGTAGGTAGAGTGATTTTTGCAGTGTTTTTTATTTATTGTGGCGTTAATCATTTCTTAAACTTTAGATCGATGACACAATATGCCGCTTATAAAAAGATACCAGCCCCAGGATTAGGCGTCTTCGTAAGTGGGTTATTGCTTATTGGCGGAGGTTTGAGCATTCTGACGGGCTATTTGATTCAACCTGCACTTATTGCTTTAGCCGTATTCTTAATAGCATCTGCTGTGACGATACATGATTTTTGGACTTTAGAAGATGCAACCGCCAGAATGGGAGATATGAATCAATTCTTGAAGAATGTAGCTCTTGCAGCTGCTTGCCTCATGTTATTGGAAGTAACAAACTGGACTTGGGGATTATAA